TGGTTGCCACCGTCCGGCACATCGACGAACTGTGGTTGGAGTGGCGCCGACAGCTTGCGAAGGGAGCGGAGAAGCGTCAGGCCAAGGCCCTTCCGCTCTACTCCAGGACCAGGGTCTTCCGGATCTGGCATCCGACGCTGATTTGGGGCACGCTTCAGACTGCGGAATACGCTGCGGAGACGTTCAGGCAGGTTGTCGACTTCTTTGAAATTCCGGATGATGCTGAAGCGGCCACGGCAAAGAGGCTCGAACGGCAGAAGTACCTGACCCAGGGCGACCGCATCTTCAACGTACTGCTCGCCGAGCAGGCTCTTTACTCCAACTTCGGAGGATCGGAGGTGATGAGGGGACAGTTGGACCGTCTCCTGGCGGTGATAGGGCTCCCGCGGCTCAGCTTGGGATTCGTTCCGCGGTCGGCGCCCTTGCACATTTGGCCGGGCAATTCTTTTTCGATGTTCGACAACAAGATTGTGCTTGTCGAAACTTACTCTGCCGAATTCTCGGTGACTCAGCCTCGTGAGATCGAGCTCTACGGGAAGGCTTTCACATCTCTGAAGAGATCGGCAGTCTACGGAAAGGCCGCCAGGGACCTGATACTGAAGGCCGCCCATCATTTTGAGCAGATCCCACCCCGCTAGAAAAGTGGACGGTGGCCGGGTTCGCCCGGTCGGCCGAGTCGACCGGTATCCGTTCCGGCCCTCGACGATCGTTGACTCCATCGCCGATCTGGTGGAGCTGATCTGACCGGATCGGGGCGGATACGCGCAGGTCGCAGAGGTCCGGCGGACTTCGCGGGGTTCGCTGCGGATGCGGGATCCGGTCGGACGCGTGAGGCTTCCCCTGTCAGGGAGGTTCGCGATGCGTTCAGGTTTGCTCACTCTCCGTGCCGCCGGACTGGTGGCCGCCATGGTGGCGGTACCCGTTCTCGGTACCACCGCCGCTGATGCCCACGACTCCGTGAACGCGGCCGTCACGCCGTCCGCCGTGCGTCCCGGCGGGGAGGTGCGGATCGATGTCGCCGGGTGCGAGAACCCGCGCGGGGCGGCGGCCCGGTCCGGCGTGCTGGTCGCGGACTCCGAGCTCGTGGGCGCGCGTGACCGCACGGTCAAGGCGACGCTGACCGGCGAGGCGAAGGTCAAGTCGTCGGCCAAGGAGGGGACGTACGCGGTCGACATCTGGTGCGACGGACACGAGCACCGGCGCGCGGTCGTCTTCGAGGTGGCCCGCGACCCGAAGGCCCGGCCGAGTGCCACCGTCACGCCGACCCGGCCGACCCGGCCGACCACGTCGGAGAAGCCGTCGCAGACGCCGAAGCCGGAGGCCGAGCCGAAGGCGTCCGCCAAGTCCGCCAAGCCCGGGAAGTCCGACGCCGGGCGCGAGACACGCGAGGCGGGGGAGAAGTCCACGGGCAGGCCCGAGCCTCGGGACAGGCCCAGGCCGAAGGCCGAGGACCGGCCCGAGGACCGGCCCGAGGACCGGCCCGAGGACCGGCCCGAGGCCAAGCCCGACCGGCCTGGCGACAGGCCCGACGCGTCCCGCGACCGTTCCGGGGCCGCGCCCCGGGCCGACACCGACACCGATGCTGACTCGGATTCCGGCTCCGATGCCAACGCCGACTCCGGCTCCGGTGAGCCGCAGGCGTCCCCCGTCGCCCCGGTGCGTGCCGGTGGCGGCGGTCGGACGGTCACCGCCGTGGCCGCCGACGAGGCGGGCCCCGGGCTTCCGCACACCGTGATCGGTCTGGTCCTGGCCGGGGTCGCCGCCGTGGCGGTGGCCGTCCGCAGTGTGCGCCGGAAGCGTTCCGCCGCGCGGGACTCCGACTGAGACGGCCGGGTGGACAGGGATGGCCGAGCAGACGCCGCGCACCGAACACCCGGCCGGGCCGGGCCGGCTGCTGGCCGGGGTGGCCTGGGCCGCGCTGCTGCTCGGCCTCTGGGGCTGGGGAGCCGACGGTTTCGCCGGTACCTCCGCGCCCATGACCGGTGACGTCGCCGCCGTCGGCCGCCCGATGGAGCGGCGGCCCCCGGCCGCCCGCGAGGGCGGTGAGCCCGCCGAGCCGCGCCGGGTGGACGTGCCGTCCGTGGGCGTGGCGGCACCGGTCGTCCCGCGCGGCCTGGACGTGACCGGGGCGGTCGATCCGCCCGCGTACGATCGCCCGGGAGTCGTCGGCTGGTACAGCGGCGGGGTCCGCCCCGGTGCCCGGGGCACCGCGCTCTTCGTCGGCCATGTGGACACCCGCACCGGGCGGGCGGTCTTCTACGACCTGAGCGCGACCCGCCCCGGCGAGAAGATCCGCGTCACCCGATCCGACGGCTCGGTCGCGGAGTTCACCGTCGACGACGTACGGGTCCACTCGCGCGAGCGTTTCGACGCGCGGAAGGTGTACGGCCCCCATCTGCCGGACCGCGCCGAGCTGCGGCTGATCACCTGCGGCGGGACCTTCGACCGGGAGAGCCGGACGTACACGGCGAACGTGGTCGTCTCGGCGTACCTCACCGCTGTGGAAGAGGCCCGCCGGGATGGCTGATCCGGCCCGGCCCGCGCCCCCGCGGCCACAGCTCGCGCACGATCACGAGCGGCGCGGTTCCGGCCGGGGCCCGTGTGCCAGGATGGATTCGACCGGTCCTGCCGGGGCAGGCGGGCACCGCCCGGGACAGGAACGGGGCGCCTGGGGGGCGGCTTTGACGAACGGGCACCGAGGGGGAGTGGATGTACGGCAGTAATTCCGGTCGCGGTCTGAGAGTGACGGCGTGCGCCGCCGCCACGGGGGCGGCACTGCTTCTCGCGGGCTGCTCCTCCGACAGCGAGGACAAGGCCGGGAAGGACACGGCCGCGCGCCAGCAGCCGAAGGCGATCGACCCGTACTGGGTCAACCCCGACGGGAACGCGGCCGAGCAGGTCGTGGAGTACACGGGCGACGGCGACGACGGCAACGCCGCGCTGATCGAGAAGATCGCCGCTCAGCCCGTGGGCGAGTGGATCGGCCCGGAGAACGCGGAGGAGCAGGCCCGTGGTTACACGGAGGCCGCCGCCGAGGTCGACCGGGAGGCCCTGCTGGTCCTCTACAACGTCCCGCACCGCGACTGCGGGCAGTTCTCGAAGGGCGGCGCCGCCGACGGTGACGCGTACCGGGGCTGGGTCGACCAGGTCGCCAAGGGCATCGGCGACCGGCGGGCCACGGTCGTGCTGGAACCGGACGCGGTGCTGCACCTGGTGGACGGGTGCACGCCCCAGGAGTTCCACGAGGAGCGGTACGACCTGCTGAAGGGGGCCGTCGAACGGCTCAAGCAACAGCCCGCCACCACGGTCTACCTCGACGCGGGGAACGCGGGCTGGCAGTCGCCCGACACGCTCTTCGAGCCGCTCCGGCGGGCGGGCATCGACGCGGCCGACGGCTTCTCCGTCAACGTCTCGAACTTCTTCCCGACCGATGTGAGCCAGGAGTTCGGCAAGAAGCTGTCGGCGAAGGTCGGGAACAAACCGTTCGTGATCGACACCAGCCGGAACGGCAACGGCCCCTACACGGGCGGCGATCCGAGCGAGAACTGGTGCAACCCGCCCGGCCGCGCGCTGGGCGAGCCGCCGACCGTCAAGACGGGTGACCCGCTGGTGAAGGCGTATCTGTGGATCAAGCGCCCCGGCGAGTCGGACGGCGACTGCAAGGGCGGCCCCAAGGCGGGCGAGTGGTATCCGGAGTACGCCCTGGAACTGGCCCGCAACGCCACCTAGCGCGGGGTGAGTCGGCGCGGGGTGGGTGAGTCCGTACGCGTACGGACTCACCCACCCCGGTCTGCGGCACCGGCACCGGCCGCTACGGCACCTCGACCCAGACGCCCTCCGACGGGGTCCCCTCGGCGTCCGTCACGAAGAGCATGTACCAGCCGGCCGGCACCAGTGCCCGGTTCTTCGGCACGGTCACCTCGATCCCGCCGTCCGTCGCCTTCATGTCCAGCTCGACCGACCGCTGTTCGACATCCGTGACATGGGTGACGGCACTCGGCCGCATCAGCCGCGCGGTCTTCAGGGACGACGGGTCCTTCGTGGTGAAGACCCCCGAGCCGCCGCGCTTGATCCGCTCCGGCCCGCCGCCCAGCGTGGGCTTGGGGTCCCGGAAGAGATACGGCGGGGTGTAGATCTCGATCCGCTGCTCGAAGACGCCCGGCTTGGTGTTGGCCTTGTCGGCGTAGAGCGAGTCGGAGCCGAAGATCATGACGCGGCCGTCGGGCAGCAGGAGCGAGCCCGAGTGGTAGTTGCGGCCGACCTGGGGGTCGGCGACGCGCCGGTACTCGCCCGTCCTCGGGTCGTACATCCGGGCTTCGAGGATGTCCGAGCCGCCCCGGCCCCGGTAGTCCTCGGAGCCGCCGGTCACCAGGACCGTGTCGTCCGGCATCAGCGACGCGCTGGGGTAGCGGGTGCCCTTGTCGAGCGTGGCGCCGTCCGTGAACTTCGGCTTCTTCTCCTTGAGGTCGACCAGCCGGGACTTCTCGCTGGACCTCTCGGACTCGCCGACCCCGCCGCCGCCGATGACCATGAACCTCTGGTCCTGCGCGGGCGGCAGCATGACGGTCGCCGACGTCTCCATCATCCCCGAGTCGCCCAGCCCGGGGATCTTCTGGAACTTGTTGGTGTCCAGGTCCCAGACACCGGGCTCACGGCCCACGTCGGCGGGGCCGTAACCGGCGTTGGAGCCGCTGTAGAACAGCTTGCCGTTGTCCATCAGGAAGAGCGCCGGGTAGGTGGGGAACTTCCGGATGATGCCGGTGTACTCCCACTCCTTGGTCTCCGGGTCGTAGACCTCGTCCTTGCCGGGGACGATCTGGCCGATCTCGTCCAGGCCCGACAGCGCGAGGACCTTGCCGTCCTCCAGCGTCGTGAGCGTCGGATACCAGCGGGCCTCGTTCATCGGGTCGACCTTGATGTACTTCTCGGCGACCGGGTCGAACTCGAAGGCGTCCTTGATGCCCTGGAAATCCTTCTTGTCGAGGGCGAGTTTCTGCGCGATGCCGTAGACATTGCGGGCGTCGGCGCCCTTCATGCCCTGCACCCGGTAGTTGTCCTCGGTGCCGGTCTCGTACTTCTTCCCGGACTTCCGGGCCTCGACGTAGATACGGCCGAGGCCCGGCTCGGTCCGCTGGAAGGCGCCGGTCACCGGGTCGAATATCTTCTTCGCCTTCTCGACCAGGACCGGGTCCTTGGACTCGAAGGTCTTGCCGTTCTTCTTGCCGGTGAACATCGTGCCCGCCGGCAGCGTCATCGGCTTGTCGGGGTCCTCGTTGTGGACCACCATCAGGCCGCCGGCCTTGGTGATGTCGCCCTTGAGCTTCTCGTACCGCTTCGTACCGCCCGCCACCAGGAGCTTTCCGTCGGGCAGTTGGGTGTGCCCGGAGCAGAACATGTCCTTCGGCGTCGGTATCAGCTTGTAGTCGTTCGTCGCCGGGTCCCAGAGAACGGACTCGAACTTGTTGGCGTCGAAGTTCCGCTGATTGTTGCCAGACCCGGCTATCAGCAGCACTTTGCCGGTGTGCAGCAGCGACGCGTGAATTGAATTGATCTTGAATTTCGCGGGGATGTCGAGAAAGTCCCAGTGACCGTTCGCGGCCTTGTACTCGGGCCGGTTGATCTTGTACTCGTGGTACTGCTCCGAACCGAACCGCCACATCGCCGGCCCGTTCATCCCGGCCACCACGACGACCACCGCCGCGCCTATCGCCAGCCGGCGGGCGCGGTTCCTGCGGTGGTTCGGCCGGACGGGAAGCGCACTCATTGCTTAGGTCCCCCAAGGGAAATCTGTATGGTCTGGTCGACGGGCCCGGAGGGTGTCCGCTCCGGGGTGTGCGGGTCCGGTCCGGCGCCCGGGAGCTGAGCGGTCCGGTCGGCCCCCGGGACCTGCGGCGCCCGCGAGGCGGCGGCGGGCGGGGTGTCGGCCCGGCCGCCGTGCCTGCCGCGCTTGCCCCGCTTCTTCTTCTCGGCCCGGATCCCCATCCGCCACACGATGATCGGGGACGCCGTGATCAGCATCGCCAGCGTCGCCCAGGTGATCATCGCCGGATGGTCGTGCCCCAGGAAGAAGGACGAGACCAGCGACCCGGCGAAGACGAGAATGAAGAACAGATGGATCCGGAACGTCCCGAACAGCGTGTCCGGGCTGGACGAGTCGCCCTTGGGCGTCACGACGAAGCCGCTCTTGCGGCGCAGTACGGCGTCGAGCAGCGAGCGCGCGTAGATCGGCGCGGAGAGCGCGGACATCGCCATACCGGCGAGACCGCCGGACCCCTCGGGCTCGTGCGGCGAGACGTTGTGCCGCCGGTTCCAGATGTAGAGGCCGATCTGGAGGGCGGAGGCGTTGCCGTACAGCATCATCCAGATCGCCGGGTCGATCTGCACACCCGAGGCGCCCATGCCCAGGAACAGCGCGCAACTCAGCGCCGCCAGGATCCAGTTGAGCGCCGACATCGGGTAGAAGATGATCATCATCGTGTAGTTGAAGAGCTTGCCGGGCGGCAGGGTGCCGAAGCCCCTCCAGTACTGCTTGAGGATCGTCTCGTACGTGCCCCGCGACCAGCGCAGCTGCTGGGTGAAGAAGTCCGTCCAGGCGGTCGGGCCCTCACCGACGGCGAGCACGTCGGGGGTGTAGACCGAGCGCCACTTGTTGCCCGTTCCGGGGTTGCGGGCGCGGTGCATCTCGAAGCCCGTCGCCATGTCCTCGGTGATCGAGTCGTACAGTCCGCCGATCTGCTTGAGCGCCGAGATGCGTACGGCGTTGCTGGTGCCGACGAACATGGGCGAGCCGTAGCGGTTGCCCGCCCGCTGGATCAGGGCGTGGAAGAGGAACTGCTGCGACTCGGCGGCCTTCGTGACGAACGTGTCGTAGTTGCCGTAGACCTGCGGGCCGATGACGAAGCCGACGTCCGGGTCCCGGAAGTAACCGAGCATCCGCTCCAGGTAGTTGGCCATGGGGATGTGGTCGGTGTCGACGGAGGCGAAGAAGTCGTAGTCGTCGCCGTGGGCGTCGAGCCAGGCGTTGTAGTTGCCGTGCTTGGTCTTGGCGCGGTGCGCGCCCTTGGCCTGGTTCCACTTCGCGATTCCCTTGCGGGAGAAGTGGTGCACACCGAGCCGGGCGCAGACCTCCTTGACGGCGGGGTCGTCGCCCTCGTCGAGGAGCCAGACGTGCATCAGTCCGCGGTGCCGGATCCGGACCGCCGCCTCCAGCGTCTTCGTCACCATCTCCAGGGGCTCCTTCCCCGGGACGAAGGAGGTGAGGAAGGCGACGCGGGTGCCGCTCGCCGGGACGACGGGCACGGGGTCGCGCGCCACGAGCGTGGCGTGCGCGTTGGACAGCACGTTCATCGTCCGGAACAGCTCGATCAGTCCGATCGAGACGAGCATGACGATGTCGAGGACGAGCAGCGTGTCGTTCTTGAGGTTCGGGTCGCGCTCGGTCCAGTGCTGGGGCTGCATCAGCCAGGCGAAGAGTCCGAGGGAGAGCAGCGGGGCGGCGCCGAGCAGCAGGGCGGCCCGGATGCGGTGCGGCTCCTGGGAGAGCAGCGAGCGGTACTGCACCTTGTACGGCTTGTCCGGGGACGGCTGGGTGAGCGGCCCGGCGAGCCGGCTGTAGTGCTCGTAGTCGTACTTGGGCAGTTCCTTCTTGGGCGCGCGGGCCCGGGGGCCGCCGGTCCTGAGCTGCGAGGGAATCCGGAGCTGAGTGGTCCGGGACACGTCGTTGTCCGGCCGCTCGCCGCTCGGCGTCGACGTCATCAGTCATCTCCCCGCACGCGTGCTCGCCGCGTGATTGGTCGGTCGGTTCGTCCGGGCTCGCGTGCCGTCAGTACAGACACGCGTCGGGACCTTCCGGTTGCATGATGCCGTTCGCGGCATCCGCGCGTGAACGGGACCCCGCCCCGCTCGGTCTGCAAACCGGAGCAAACTCTTCAGCTGCCCCAACTGCATTCAACGCGCGCTGCCTTGGGCCCGTCGGCTTCAGGATAGGTTCTACGACCCCAGCCTTGATCGCAAGAGTGAAACATACTACTTGCGTGTCATATGCCCCCATTGGGGGGTGCTGGAGAGGGATGCTGTGGCCGGACTGTGAAGTTGCCGCGAAGGCCGCCTCGCACGCGGCGTGCGCCGGGAGCGCACACGGTGTGCGCGGAGAGCGCGTGGCGTACACCGGGGGAGGCGAACGTGGCGTGCGTCGGGGGAAGCGAGCGTGGCGTGCGTCGGTAGAGGCGAGCGTGGCGTGCGTCGAGAAGTATCGGGAACGACTGAGGCCCCCTCGCGTGATGCGAGAGGGCCTCAGTTGCGCGTGCGCCGCCAGGGACTCGAACCCCGGACCCGCTGATTAAGAGTCAGCTGCTCTAACCAACTGAGCTAGCGGCGCCTGCTGACCTGGAGAACTCTACCCGACTCGCCGGGGTGCTCCGAACCATTTGATGAGCGCTTGCGGCCTGTCGGATGGTCGTTTTTTCCCTTTGGTCCCGCAAAATGTCATGCGTCGGGATGGTCCGTCCCCGGCCTCGCGCACCAGCGCGCAGCACCCTGTCGAGCGTGGAGGGGATCGCATGACCGTACCTGTCTTCGAGGATTACGAACCCGCTTGCGACTGCCCCTGCGGCGGCTGCGCCGAACGGCGCCGCCTGCTCGCCCAGGGACTGTCCCCGCGCGCGGGCGGACACCCCGCCGCCCGGGGCGCGCGCCGCGCCCTCGTCCTCGTCACCGCCGCCGGGGTCGCCCTCGGCGTCACGGGCGCCAGTGCCGGCGAGGCGGACGCGGACAGCGCCGGTGCCGCGCGGGGAACGGCGCGGGCGGACGAACCGGCCGTCACCGGACCGGACCCGGCGCCGGCCGACGGGCCGTCGGCCGCCGAACCGGACCCGGCGACTCCGCAGGGCGGGAGCGGCCCGCTGTACGGGTCCCCGTCGGCCGGGCCGTCACCCGACACCCCGGCCGACCCGGCGCGCGGCATCACACGCGCCGAGATCATCAGCCGCGCCAAGCTGTGGGTCGACGCCGGGGTCCCCTACTCCATGACGCGGTACTGGTCCGACGGCTACCGCCAGGACTGCTCGGGCTACGTCTCCATGGCCTGGCACCTGGACGGCAACGAGTGGACGGGAAGCCTGTCCCGGTTCGCCGACCGGATCGCCCGGGAGGACCTCCAGCCCGGCGACATCCTGCTCTTCCACAATCCGTCCGACCCCACGAAGGGGTCGCACGTGACGATCTTCGGCGGCTGGACCGACGACACGCACAGCCACTACCTCGCGTACGAGCAGACCAAGCCGGTGACGCGGGCGCGGGCGACGCCCATGGCGTACTGGAAGAACTCGGACCGTTACCTCGCCTACCGCTACAAGGGCGTGACCGGCGGCAGCGGCGGCAGCACCCCGGACACGGGCACCCCCGAAGCGCCGGAGAGCCCGGACACCCCCGAGGCTCCGGACACCCCCCAAGTGCCGGAGGGCCCGAGCACTCCCGAAGCCCCGGACAGCCCCGGCGCCCCTACGCCGACGGTCTTCCCCGGTGCGAAGTCCTTCGGGCCCGGCGCCGACAACGCGCATGTCACCCGGCTCGCCGAGATGCTCGCCGCCCGCGGCGGGGCGCGCTTCTACGCGGCGGCGCCGGGGCCCCGGTGGGGCGAGTCCGACCGGCGTGCCACCGAGGCGTTCCAGCGCGCGCAGGGCTGGCGGGGCGCGCAGGCGGACGGGCTGCCGGGGCCGGACACCTGGCGCCTGCTGACCGGCGGGCTCGGCAAGGACATCCCAGCGGCGGGAACGGCCGGAACCGGCGGGACAGCGGGAACGGCCGGAAGCGGCGGGACGGGCGCGCGCCCGGCGTACCCCGGAGCGGACCGGTTCCGGCCCGGCCGGTCCGGGGCGTACGTCACCCAGCTCGGCGAGCGGCTCGTCCGGCGCGGTTACGGCCGCCACTACGCGTCCGGCCCCGGTCCCGCGTGGGGCGAGGCCGACCGGCGCAACGTCGAGGACTTCCAACGGGCGCAGGGCTGGCGCGGCAGCGCCGCCGACGGGTACCCCGGCCCCGAGACTTGGCGACGACTCTTCGCATGACGACGGAGGCAAGGATGACCACACAGACATCGCAACCGGGCGGCGACGGGCAACTGCTGCGGGGCGCCCCGGCACTCCGGGCGGCGGCGCGCAACGCGCTGACGGCACGAGGACCGGCGGAACCGGCGGAGCGGCCGGAGCCGGGGGAGCCCACGGAACTGGGGGAAACGGCTGAGCCCGTACCGGGCGTCGGGGCTGTGGAGACCGTGGATCCGGCGGGGCGCCCGGAGTTGACGGCGGCGGGAGAGGCGGGAGTGGCCGGGGCGAGCGGGTCCGGCTGGCACCAGAACGTACGCCTGCTGACCGGGCCCCCGGCCGAACCCGGCCCACCGGACGCGGGGGAACCGCCGGGAGCTGGGGCGGGGACGGGGGCGGAGGCGGTGGCTGAGCCGGTGGCTGGCTACGGGGCCGGGCCGGAGGCGTGTTACGGCGGGACGGGGCCCGAGGTCGCCGGTGTCGTGGAGTGGGTCGCGGCGGAGGAGGAGCCGCGGAAGCCGGAACCGGAGTCGCGGACCGGGGTCGTGGAACCGGCGCCCGTGGAACCGCCGGGCGAGACGGGCTCCCCGGTGGTCCTCACTGACTGGGACACGGCGAGCGGTGTCCGTGCCGGCGGGGGTGCCGGGCCCGGTGATCTCCTGGAGACGGTACGGACCGAGACCCCCGCGCCGCCGGTCAGCCACGTCGTACCGGAGACCCGGCCGGAGGAGACCCCGCCGGAGCTGTCCGGGACCGCGACCGGGGAGCCGTCGCA
Above is a window of Streptomyces sp. NBC_01498 DNA encoding:
- a CDS encoding class F sortase encodes the protein MAEQTPRTEHPAGPGRLLAGVAWAALLLGLWGWGADGFAGTSAPMTGDVAAVGRPMERRPPAAREGGEPAEPRRVDVPSVGVAAPVVPRGLDVTGAVDPPAYDRPGVVGWYSGGVRPGARGTALFVGHVDTRTGRAVFYDLSATRPGEKIRVTRSDGSVAEFTVDDVRVHSRERFDARKVYGPHLPDRAELRLITCGGTFDRESRTYTANVVVSAYLTAVEEARRDG
- a CDS encoding glycosyltransferase family 2 protein, encoding MTSTPSGERPDNDVSRTTQLRIPSQLRTGGPRARAPKKELPKYDYEHYSRLAGPLTQPSPDKPYKVQYRSLLSQEPHRIRAALLLGAAPLLSLGLFAWLMQPQHWTERDPNLKNDTLLVLDIVMLVSIGLIELFRTMNVLSNAHATLVARDPVPVVPASGTRVAFLTSFVPGKEPLEMVTKTLEAAVRIRHRGLMHVWLLDEGDDPAVKEVCARLGVHHFSRKGIAKWNQAKGAHRAKTKHGNYNAWLDAHGDDYDFFASVDTDHIPMANYLERMLGYFRDPDVGFVIGPQVYGNYDTFVTKAAESQQFLFHALIQRAGNRYGSPMFVGTSNAVRISALKQIGGLYDSITEDMATGFEMHRARNPGTGNKWRSVYTPDVLAVGEGPTAWTDFFTQQLRWSRGTYETILKQYWRGFGTLPPGKLFNYTMMIIFYPMSALNWILAALSCALFLGMGASGVQIDPAIWMMLYGNASALQIGLYIWNRRHNVSPHEPEGSGGLAGMAMSALSAPIYARSLLDAVLRRKSGFVVTPKGDSSSPDTLFGTFRIHLFFILVFAGSLVSSFFLGHDHPAMITWATLAMLITASPIIVWRMGIRAEKKKRGKRGRHGGRADTPPAAASRAPQVPGADRTAQLPGAGPDPHTPERTPSGPVDQTIQISLGGPKQ
- a CDS encoding glycoside hydrolase family 6 protein — protein: MYGSNSGRGLRVTACAAATGAALLLAGCSSDSEDKAGKDTAARQQPKAIDPYWVNPDGNAAEQVVEYTGDGDDGNAALIEKIAAQPVGEWIGPENAEEQARGYTEAAAEVDREALLVLYNVPHRDCGQFSKGGAADGDAYRGWVDQVAKGIGDRRATVVLEPDAVLHLVDGCTPQEFHEERYDLLKGAVERLKQQPATTVYLDAGNAGWQSPDTLFEPLRRAGIDAADGFSVNVSNFFPTDVSQEFGKKLSAKVGNKPFVIDTSRNGNGPYTGGDPSENWCNPPGRALGEPPTVKTGDPLVKAYLWIKRPGESDGDCKGGPKAGEWYPEYALELARNAT
- a CDS encoding kelch motif-containing protein, encoding MSALPVRPNHRRNRARRLAIGAAVVVVVAGMNGPAMWRFGSEQYHEYKINRPEYKAANGHWDFLDIPAKFKINSIHASLLHTGKVLLIAGSGNNQRNFDANKFESVLWDPATNDYKLIPTPKDMFCSGHTQLPDGKLLVAGGTKRYEKLKGDITKAGGLMVVHNEDPDKPMTLPAGTMFTGKKNGKTFESKDPVLVEKAKKIFDPVTGAFQRTEPGLGRIYVEARKSGKKYETGTEDNYRVQGMKGADARNVYGIAQKLALDKKDFQGIKDAFEFDPVAEKYIKVDPMNEARWYPTLTTLEDGKVLALSGLDEIGQIVPGKDEVYDPETKEWEYTGIIRKFPTYPALFLMDNGKLFYSGSNAGYGPADVGREPGVWDLDTNKFQKIPGLGDSGMMETSATVMLPPAQDQRFMVIGGGGVGESERSSEKSRLVDLKEKKPKFTDGATLDKGTRYPSASLMPDDTVLVTGGSEDYRGRGGSDILEARMYDPRTGEYRRVADPQVGRNYHSGSLLLPDGRVMIFGSDSLYADKANTKPGVFEQRIEIYTPPYLFRDPKPTLGGGPERIKRGGSGVFTTKDPSSLKTARLMRPSAVTHVTDVEQRSVELDMKATDGGIEVTVPKNRALVPAGWYMLFVTDAEGTPSEGVWVEVP
- a CDS encoding helix-turn-helix domain-containing protein, which produces MGARLRGFRKDAGFSSGRAFAAATGWQESKVSRIENGRQAASEDDIRTWCEKTHTQNLTADLVATVRHIDELWLEWRRQLAKGAEKRQAKALPLYSRTRVFRIWHPTLIWGTLQTAEYAAETFRQVVDFFEIPDDAEAATAKRLERQKYLTQGDRIFNVLLAEQALYSNFGGSEVMRGQLDRLLAVIGLPRLSLGFVPRSAPLHIWPGNSFSMFDNKIVLVETYSAEFSVTQPREIELYGKAFTSLKRSAVYGKAARDLILKAAHHFEQIPPR
- a CDS encoding peptidoglycan-binding protein; this encodes MTVPVFEDYEPACDCPCGGCAERRRLLAQGLSPRAGGHPAARGARRALVLVTAAGVALGVTGASAGEADADSAGAARGTARADEPAVTGPDPAPADGPSAAEPDPATPQGGSGPLYGSPSAGPSPDTPADPARGITRAEIISRAKLWVDAGVPYSMTRYWSDGYRQDCSGYVSMAWHLDGNEWTGSLSRFADRIAREDLQPGDILLFHNPSDPTKGSHVTIFGGWTDDTHSHYLAYEQTKPVTRARATPMAYWKNSDRYLAYRYKGVTGGSGGSTPDTGTPEAPESPDTPEAPDTPQVPEGPSTPEAPDSPGAPTPTVFPGAKSFGPGADNAHVTRLAEMLAARGGARFYAAAPGPRWGESDRRATEAFQRAQGWRGAQADGLPGPDTWRLLTGGLGKDIPAAGTAGTGGTAGTAGSGGTGARPAYPGADRFRPGRSGAYVTQLGERLVRRGYGRHYASGPGPAWGEADRRNVEDFQRAQGWRGSAADGYPGPETWRRLFA